A stretch of the Aegilops tauschii subsp. strangulata cultivar AL8/78 chromosome 4, Aet v6.0, whole genome shotgun sequence genome encodes the following:
- the LOC109745999 gene encoding uncharacterized protein produces MGKKGLTSIFSKLPAAADEPSPPWPWPSCRNPQTASFREEERRRPCRTAAAVSRSPAAAARLIHGGAGEMYKTVNSVYQLDYISADGSCFDDEEEEGQGVLELDDDDGFSTTTASEEWSEAVIRSLGRTSTDRFFVDPPGPASNSILALSPGKQSAAQADEAEEKPQSEPIASTSLVEESVAVALDSEDPYGDFRASMEEMVAAHGLRGWEALEELLVWYLRINGKHNHALIVGAFVDLLVGLAAPPASSSSAAPTTTTTATTMTTTSASGGSGSTASTSTSSSTCGCEGDVTPATATTEEQCGGRNGDASRSPASSSHSLQGKDEEEEEEEDLAGDKAGDDLSIMRSAH; encoded by the coding sequence ATGGGGAAGAAAGGCCTCACCTCCATCTTCTCCaagctccccgccgccgccgacgagccTTCTCCGCCGTGGCCGTGGCCGTCGTGCCGGAATCCACAGACGGCCTCCTTCCGCGAGGAAGAACGCCGCCGGCCCTGCagaaccgccgccgccgtcagcaGGAGCCCCGCGGCCGCGGCGAGGCTCATCCACGGCGGCGCCGGGGAAATGTACAAGACGGTCAACTCCGTCTACCAGCTCGACTACATCTCCGCCGACGGCTCCTGCttcgacgacgaggaggaggaggggcagGGCGTGCTGGAGCTGGATGACGATGATGGTTTCTCGACGACGACCGCATCCGAGGAGTGGTCTGAGGCGGTGATCCGCAGCCTCGGCCGCACGTCCACCGACCGCTTCTTCGTCGACCCTCCGGGCCCGGCGTCCAACTCCATCTTGGCACTGTCGCCGGGGAAGCAGTCGGCGGCACAAGCGGATGAGGCCGAGGAGAAGCCGCAATCGGAGCCGATTGCGTCGACGTCGCTGGTGGAGGAGAGCGTGGCGGTGGCGTTGGACTCGGAGGACCCGTACGGGGACTTCCGGGCGTCCATGGAGGAGATGGTGGCCGCGCACGGGCTGCGCGGCTGGGAAGCGCTCGAAGAGCTCCTCGTGTGGTACCTCCGGATCAACGGCAAGCACAACCACGCACTCATCGTCGGCGCCTTCGTCGACCTCCTGGTcggcctcgccgcgccgccggcgTCGTCCTCTTCCGCCGcgccaaccaccaccaccacagcGACGACGATGACGACCACCAGCGCCAGCGGCGGCAGCGGGAGTACCGCCAGCACCAGCACGTCCAGCAGCACATGTGGCTGCGAAGGCGACGTCACTCCCGCCACCGCAACGACAGAGGAGCAATGCGGCGGCCGGAACGGCGACGCCTCGCGCTCGCCTGCTTCATCAAGCCACAGCCTGCAGggcaaggacgaggaggaggaggaggaggaggacctcgccggCGACAAGGCAGGTGACGATCTTAGCATCATGAGGAGTGCACACTAG
- the LOC109745998 gene encoding uncharacterized protein, whose translation MSSTGARRGGGSGGGHFPVGRRRHVAVVDTGCSCRPRRPRMLLSLPSFLKPSSASKTPAAPARSTSSSSLFPSSSSTASFSTSYASSNCSNYYSSYHGFGAAPKLHQQQEHLPSAKEAPAATPASPVRRQPASMKKKQKKRYYVENKTAMAEAGPEEDVGLAVEKDSSDPRADFRESMVQMVVETGLCSWDDLRSMLRRLLALNSPRHHAAILTAFAELCAQLASPPPPATSSYHYQL comes from the coding sequence ATGTCGTCGACGGGGGCGCGCaggggcggcggcagcggcggcgggcacTTCCCGGTGGGCCGGCGCCGCCACGTGGCGGTGGTCGACACCGGGTGCAGctgccgcccgcgccgccccaGGATGCTGCTCAGCCTGCCGTCCTTCCTCAAGCCTTCCTCCGCGAGCAAGACaccggcggcgccggcgaggagcACCAGCTCGTCCAGCCTCTTCCCGTCGtcctcctccaccgcctccttcTCCACCAGCTACGCCTCCTCCAACTGCTCCAACTACTACTCCTCCTACCATGGCTTCGGCGCCGCTCCCAAGCTGCATCAGCAGCAAGAGCACCTTCCCTCCGCCAAGGAGGCGCCGGCTGCGACGCCGGCCTCGCCGGTCAGGAGGCAGCCGGCGAGcatgaagaagaagcagaagaagaggTACTACGTGGAGAACAAAACAGCTATGGCGGAAGCGGGGCCGGAGGAGGACGTGGGGCTGGCAGTGGAGAAGGACTCGTCGGACCCGCGCGCCGACTTCCGGGAGAGCATGGTGCAGATGGTGGTGGAGACGGGGCTGTGCAGCTGGGACGACCTCCGCAGCATGCTCCGCCGCCTGCTCGCCCTCAACTCGCCGCGCCACCACGCCGCCATCCTCACCGCCTTCGCCGAGCTCTGCGCCCAGCtcgcctcgccgcccccgccggcgacaTCGTCGTACCACTACCAGCTCTAG